One Nitrosopumilus piranensis genomic region harbors:
- a CDS encoding FAD-dependent thymidylate synthase gives MSEFSSNEKKILSEHFSNTDGNVFAIITPQQVDRGALMSRYSRTDKSMRRIFLDEFLKNKNRGEEFYNRVLLEYGDDSVAELGEAQIAIEGLSNIAVKKIEDRRIGLSYLEKSSRYVAWNKKENGKYRFYRDPKIMKSRFADRYEETCNFSFDVYSKNIEPMINYVREKYPIEKYSFKDSKDGKEKSFSKLKNENDIKSANMIYKGSTKAKALDILRGLLPASTLTNVGITGNGRAFEYLLTILGSSNLKEEQDLASKIKKELDKIIKSFVRRADDKHGKAFQKYLRDVKNKSKTISAKEIKSKPKKGNRTKLVDYESEKTAIDKIITSIMYEQSPSTSYQDILQQVKKMSIKNKTKIIEEFAKLRTNRRHRPSRAFENVYYTFDLYNNFGMFRDFHRHRALTLERQLLTTDHGYNIPSEIKILGIEKDFKDCMNKTKETFDKIRKKYPEQGQYVVNFAYNYPYFMKFNLREACHLIELRTVPQGHVDYRRVAQQMFTQINKVHPNLSKIMKFVDMKEYDLERFESEKRTEEKRKKLK, from the coding sequence TTGTCAGAATTTTCATCTAATGAAAAAAAGATTCTATCAGAACATTTTTCAAATACGGATGGAAATGTGTTTGCCATAATTACTCCACAACAAGTTGATCGTGGAGCACTGATGTCAAGATACAGTAGAACCGACAAAAGTATGAGACGAATATTTCTTGATGAGTTTTTGAAAAATAAAAACAGAGGGGAGGAATTTTACAACAGAGTTCTTTTAGAATATGGGGACGACTCTGTTGCAGAACTTGGTGAAGCACAAATTGCAATTGAAGGGTTATCAAACATTGCAGTAAAAAAAATTGAAGATAGAAGAATTGGATTATCATATTTAGAAAAATCATCAAGATATGTTGCATGGAATAAAAAAGAAAATGGAAAATACAGATTTTATCGAGACCCAAAAATTATGAAATCGAGATTTGCAGATAGGTATGAAGAAACATGTAACTTTTCATTTGATGTTTATTCAAAAAATATTGAACCCATGATAAATTATGTGAGAGAAAAATATCCAATTGAAAAATATAGTTTTAAAGATTCTAAGGATGGAAAAGAAAAATCATTTTCTAAATTAAAAAATGAAAATGATATAAAATCAGCAAACATGATTTACAAAGGTTCAACAAAAGCCAAAGCACTAGATATTTTGAGAGGATTACTGCCAGCATCAACTTTGACTAATGTAGGAATTACAGGCAATGGAAGAGCGTTTGAATATTTATTAACAATTTTAGGCTCATCAAATCTCAAAGAAGAGCAAGATTTAGCCTCAAAAATCAAGAAAGAACTAGACAAAATCATCAAATCATTTGTTCGAAGAGCAGATGACAAACATGGAAAAGCGTTTCAGAAATACCTTCGAGATGTAAAAAATAAATCAAAAACAATTTCTGCCAAAGAGATCAAGTCCAAACCAAAAAAAGGTAATAGAACAAAATTAGTAGATTATGAATCAGAGAAAACTGCAATTGATAAAATAATTACCAGTATAATGTATGAACAATCCCCGAGTACATCGTACCAAGACATTTTGCAGCAAGTAAAAAAAATGTCAATTAAAAACAAAACAAAAATTATTGAAGAATTTGCAAAACTTAGAACAAATAGAAGACATAGACCATCACGTGCATTTGAAAATGTATACTATACATTTGATTTGTATAATAATTTTGGAATGTTTAGAGATTTTCACAGACACAGAGCACTAACATTAGAAAGACAGTTACTTACAACAGATCATGGGTATAATATCCCCAGTGAAATTAAGATTCTAGGTATTGAAAAAGACTTTAAAGATTGTATGAATAAAACTAAAGAAACATTTGATAAAATCAGAAAAAAGTATCCAGAACAAGGACAATATGTAGTAAACTTTGCATACAACTATCCCTATTTTATGAAATTTAATCTAAGAGAAGCTTGTCACTTAATTGAACTAAGAACTGTGCCACAAGGACATGTAGATTATAGAAGAGTTGCACAACAAATGTTTACACAAATCAACAAAGTTCATCCGAACTTGAGTAAAATTATGAAGTTTGTAGATATGAAAGAGTATGACTTAGAGAGATTTGAGTCAGAAAAAAGAACAGAAGAAAAAAGAAAGAAGTTGAAATAG
- a CDS encoding M20/M25/M40 family metallo-hydrolase yields MNPLKHVDTNMENLISDLQTLIRQPSVSAKNEGIEECAKLVQKLLKKSGIKSEILRLKKGVAPIVYGEIKSKQNPKKTLMFYNHYDVQPAEPFELWDAPPFSGTRKGNKIFGRGATDDKGELITRIKAVEACLKTTGDVPCNIKFVIEGEEETGSAHIEEYLKKYKKKFSCDGVIWEFGYVDAKNRPIIGLGMKGLLFVELSVKESIRDAHSSLAVLIKNPAWRLIDAVKTLRDSDGKILIKDWYKEVSPLSKNDLEIIKKEPFDENVFKKEFGIKSFVGAKKGLDAKKALVGDATCNIAGFVSGYTGDGAKTVLPGEALVKIDFRLIPKMEPKKQIMRLKKHLKSKGFGDVKIKVFHGEAAARTDSSEPFVNQVKMAADKSFGKSILNVSNAGTGPMYSFVDVLKAPCIAIGSTYMFARIHSPNEFARIDLLKKTTKCMCIIMENFGKD; encoded by the coding sequence ATGAACCCTCTAAAACATGTTGATACTAACATGGAAAATTTAATTTCAGATCTTCAAACCCTGATTAGACAACCAAGTGTTTCTGCAAAAAATGAAGGAATTGAAGAATGTGCAAAATTGGTGCAAAAATTATTAAAAAAATCTGGAATAAAATCTGAAATTCTACGACTAAAAAAAGGTGTTGCACCTATTGTTTATGGAGAAATAAAATCAAAACAAAATCCAAAGAAAACACTCATGTTTTACAATCATTATGATGTCCAACCTGCAGAACCATTTGAACTGTGGGATGCTCCTCCATTTAGTGGAACTCGTAAAGGAAACAAAATCTTTGGACGCGGAGCTACTGATGACAAGGGTGAATTGATTACTAGAATCAAAGCAGTTGAAGCTTGTCTAAAAACAACAGGTGATGTCCCTTGTAACATAAAATTTGTAATTGAAGGAGAAGAAGAGACTGGCAGTGCTCATATTGAAGAATATTTGAAAAAATACAAAAAGAAATTTTCATGCGATGGTGTTATCTGGGAATTTGGATATGTTGATGCAAAAAACAGACCCATTATTGGACTTGGAATGAAGGGATTGCTGTTTGTTGAATTATCTGTAAAAGAATCAATTCGAGATGCCCACTCCAGCTTGGCAGTGTTAATAAAAAATCCTGCATGGCGATTAATTGATGCTGTAAAAACCCTTAGAGACTCTGATGGAAAAATTCTCATTAAAGATTGGTACAAGGAAGTGTCTCCACTTTCAAAAAATGATTTAGAAATTATAAAAAAAGAGCCCTTTGATGAAAATGTTTTCAAAAAAGAGTTTGGCATCAAATCATTTGTTGGTGCTAAGAAAGGATTGGATGCAAAAAAAGCTCTAGTTGGAGATGCAACATGTAACATCGCCGGATTTGTTTCTGGCTATACTGGGGATGGTGCAAAAACTGTTCTTCCTGGCGAGGCATTAGTCAAAATTGATTTTAGATTAATTCCAAAAATGGAACCAAAAAAGCAGATTATGCGATTAAAAAAACATCTAAAATCCAAAGGATTTGGTGATGTTAAAATCAAAGTTTTTCATGGGGAGGCAGCTGCAAGGACTGATTCTTCTGAACCCTTTGTAAATCAGGTAAAGATGGCTGCAGACAAGTCTTTTGGAAAATCAATTCTCAATGTCTCAAATGCTGGTACTGGTCCTATGTACTCATTTGTTGATGTTCTAAAGGCACCATGCATTGCAATTGGAAGCACATACATGTTTGCTAGAATTCATTCCCCAAATGAGTTTGCAAGAATTGATCTGCTAAAGAAGACAACAAAGTGTATGTGTATAATTATGGAAAATTTTGGTAAAGACTAG
- a CDS encoding proteasome subunit beta: MSMYMPGATAVGITFDGGVVFASEKRIAFGNFLVSKTTKKTFPITPKVGATCAGLVADMQILSLQIAALAKIRKMELKRDVPPNTVAKMMSNMMYERRYFPLLTQVIVGGVVDKPIMYTLDPLGSVLPDEYAAVGTGAEMALGVLDPQFKPNMTKDEAIDLAKRAVRAASLRDSASGDGLDVLVITKDGTEEFTEEIK, translated from the coding sequence ATGTCCATGTATATGCCAGGAGCAACTGCTGTTGGAATTACATTTGATGGTGGTGTAGTTTTTGCCAGTGAAAAAAGGATCGCTTTTGGAAACTTTCTTGTTAGCAAAACAACCAAGAAGACATTTCCTATAACTCCTAAAGTTGGAGCAACATGTGCTGGTCTTGTCGCAGATATGCAAATCTTATCATTGCAAATTGCTGCTCTTGCAAAAATTAGAAAAATGGAACTTAAACGTGATGTTCCTCCAAACACTGTCGCTAAAATGATGTCAAATATGATGTATGAGAGAAGATACTTTCCGTTATTGACTCAGGTAATTGTTGGCGGAGTTGTTGATAAACCAATTATGTATACTCTTGATCCTTTGGGTTCTGTTCTTCCTGATGAATATGCTGCAGTTGGAACTGGAGCTGAAATGGCATTAGGCGTACTTGATCCACAATTTAAGCCAAACATGACTAAGGATGAAGCAATTGATTTGGCAAAACGTGCAGTACGTGCTGCATCTTTACGAGATTCTGCTAGTGGTGATGGCTTGGATGTTCTTGTCATTACTAAAGATGGTACTGAAGAATTTACAGAAGAAATAAAATAA
- a CDS encoding NAD(P)H-hydrate dehydratase: MAQKTLTSTIVKKFIPARKSKSRKGENGIVLVVGGSYIYHGAPILSSIAALRSGTDLVYTSVPKINVASTRSVSPNLIVIPLVDQKLTRGAVNKLLGALPRNLDSATIGMGLAIQEKNSLLHLVKSLLDRDVRLSLDASALIPDVLPLLANKNVVVTPHAGEFKRLFGQSPPSSKNERVKLVEKNAKKFGITVLLKGSTDVISNGTTTYLYEKKIPAMTVGGTGDVLSGLVAGLLSKNRKPLESAAAATFINGLAGKVVQKKLGLHMTSMDLLSEIPLVMKPFDKIV, translated from the coding sequence TTGGCGCAAAAAACTCTAACTTCTACAATTGTAAAAAAATTCATCCCTGCTAGAAAATCAAAATCACGTAAAGGAGAAAATGGGATTGTTCTAGTTGTTGGAGGAAGTTACATTTACCATGGCGCCCCAATTTTATCTTCAATTGCGGCATTGAGGTCTGGTACTGATTTGGTTTACACCTCTGTTCCAAAAATTAACGTTGCATCAACTAGATCAGTATCTCCAAACCTGATTGTAATTCCCTTAGTTGATCAAAAATTGACTCGTGGTGCGGTAAACAAACTATTGGGTGCATTGCCACGTAATCTTGATTCTGCTACAATTGGAATGGGATTGGCAATTCAGGAGAAAAACTCTCTTTTACACCTTGTAAAATCCCTTCTTGATCGGGATGTTAGATTGTCTCTTGATGCTAGTGCATTGATTCCTGATGTCTTGCCACTTTTAGCAAACAAAAATGTGGTAGTTACTCCTCATGCTGGTGAATTTAAGAGATTATTTGGACAATCTCCACCTTCCTCAAAAAACGAACGAGTTAAACTAGTAGAAAAAAATGCAAAGAAATTTGGAATTACAGTATTACTAAAAGGCTCAACTGATGTAATTTCTAATGGAACTACAACTTATCTTTATGAGAAAAAAATTCCTGCAATGACTGTTGGTGGAACTGGCGATGTGTTGTCTGGATTGGTTGCAGGATTGTTATCTAAAAACAGAAAGCCCTTGGAATCTGCAGCAGCTGCGACCTTCATCAATGGATTGGCAGGAAAGGTAGTGCAAAAGAAATTAGGATTGCATATGACTTCTATGGATCTCTTATCCGAGATTCCATTAGTTATGAAACCCTTTGATAAAATAGTGTGA
- a CDS encoding homoserine dehydrogenase, producing the protein MRIILCGFGVVGQSLVKLFESRSEDLYAKYGLKPRVVGVFDSKGSAVNSSGLELNKLIEVKKKFGTVKNYGGTKNSMSGIDMLKNVEADVLIETTASNYKDAEPGMTHITTAMKKGMHVISVNKGPLALAFPSLMELATYNRVMFKFSGTVGGGTPILDYAKNSLSGERITSFAGILNGTTNYILTNMATGTSYEDALKDAQDKGYVEADEALDLDGLDAAAKLVILANWIMGMKVTMPDINCTGIRKVTTEDIKKAAKNNCAVKLIASCNKELIVAPKEIPNDDPLCVNGTLNAIAFTSEHSGTQTIIGRGAGGMETASSILRDLLDIRQEIART; encoded by the coding sequence TTGAGGATAATATTATGTGGATTTGGTGTTGTTGGCCAAAGTTTAGTGAAATTATTTGAGTCTAGATCAGAGGACTTGTATGCAAAATACGGACTCAAACCTAGAGTGGTAGGGGTTTTTGATAGTAAGGGAAGTGCTGTCAATTCTTCAGGATTGGAATTAAACAAACTCATTGAGGTAAAGAAGAAATTTGGAACTGTAAAAAATTATGGAGGTACAAAAAATTCAATGTCAGGCATTGATATGCTCAAAAATGTTGAGGCAGATGTTCTGATTGAAACTACTGCTAGTAATTACAAAGATGCAGAGCCAGGAATGACACACATTACAACTGCAATGAAAAAAGGGATGCATGTAATCTCAGTAAACAAAGGACCACTTGCGCTTGCATTTCCATCTCTAATGGAGCTTGCAACATACAACAGGGTTATGTTCAAATTTAGTGGAACAGTAGGCGGCGGAACACCAATTCTAGATTATGCAAAAAACAGTCTAAGTGGTGAAAGAATCACGTCATTTGCAGGCATCCTCAATGGCACTACAAACTACATCCTAACAAACATGGCAACTGGAACATCTTATGAAGATGCACTCAAAGATGCGCAAGACAAAGGATATGTCGAAGCTGACGAGGCATTGGATTTAGATGGTCTTGATGCTGCTGCTAAATTAGTAATTCTGGCTAATTGGATTATGGGAATGAAAGTTACAATGCCAGACATTAATTGTACAGGAATTCGCAAGGTAACAACAGAGGACATCAAAAAAGCTGCCAAAAATAACTGTGCAGTAAAATTAATCGCATCATGCAATAAAGAACTAATTGTTGCACCAAAAGAGATTCCAAATGATGATCCACTTTGTGTAAATGGAACACTAAATGCAATTGCATTTACATCAGAGCATTCAGGGACACAGACAATAATTGGAAGAGGGGCAGGAGGAATGGAGACTGCTAGTTCCATACTAAGAGATTTGCTAGACATAAGACAAGAGATTGCTAGAACTTGA
- the acs gene encoding acetate--CoA ligase produces MSETYNIGLGNNDAETRLNADSDYVSFWDKQARNLSWFSPWSKTLDWHPPFAKWFVGGTINASYNALDVHQNSKSKKPAILWEGENGDSRILTYGEMFAQVQKFSNTLKSLGVQKGDRVTLYLPMIPELPIAMLACARIGAIHTVIFSGFSATSIRDRVDDSKSKVIVTADGGYRRGKIVPLKEVVDEAIQGFDFVENVIVVQRTKNEISITDKDKLWDELLKDASDVCPPEKLQSTHPLYILYTSGTTGKPKGVLHGTGGYLTHLYSTFKWAFDIKDSDVFFCTADIGWVTGHSYVVYAPLLHGATEIMYEGAPDFPDASRMWDILQKYNATIFYTTPTALRMFMKFGDDIPNSFDLSSLRLLGTVGEPINPEVWKWYFKTIGKEKCPIIDTWWQTETGGMLISPLPGLETIPLKPGSGTRPIPGMNITVVDENGEDVAPNTKGYLVIKNPWPGMLLTLWGDDEKYKKVYWSKYKNCYYPGDYALKDSDGYLWLLGRADDVLKVAGHRIGTAELESCIVSHDDVAESAVCGIPDEVKGEVIIAFVVLKQGVATDTKILEKELFEKIRNDVGAIATPKQIYFVSKLPKTRSGKIMRRLLKAIGNNEKIGDVSTLEDGAAVTEVQTAFDEIQKSIQNSD; encoded by the coding sequence ATGTCTGAGACCTATAACATTGGACTTGGAAATAATGATGCTGAAACTAGGCTAAATGCTGACTCTGATTATGTCTCCTTTTGGGATAAGCAGGCACGTAACTTGAGTTGGTTTTCGCCTTGGTCCAAAACATTGGATTGGCATCCACCTTTTGCAAAATGGTTTGTTGGAGGCACAATTAATGCCTCATACAATGCGTTGGATGTCCATCAAAACTCAAAATCTAAAAAACCCGCAATATTGTGGGAGGGTGAAAATGGTGATTCTAGAATTCTTACATATGGGGAAATGTTTGCCCAAGTTCAAAAATTTTCAAATACACTCAAATCTTTAGGTGTTCAAAAAGGAGATCGTGTAACTTTGTATCTCCCAATGATTCCTGAATTGCCAATTGCGATGCTGGCTTGTGCTAGAATTGGTGCTATTCACACTGTTATCTTTTCAGGATTTAGTGCAACTTCTATTCGAGATAGAGTCGATGATTCAAAATCTAAAGTCATTGTAACTGCAGATGGTGGGTATCGACGTGGAAAGATTGTGCCACTAAAAGAGGTAGTTGATGAGGCAATACAGGGATTTGATTTTGTTGAAAATGTAATTGTTGTGCAAAGAACAAAAAATGAAATTTCAATAACAGACAAAGACAAACTTTGGGATGAATTGCTGAAAGATGCATCCGATGTATGTCCTCCTGAAAAATTACAAAGCACACATCCACTTTACATTTTGTACACTTCGGGAACTACTGGTAAGCCAAAAGGGGTTTTACATGGTACTGGTGGTTACCTAACTCATCTTTATTCTACTTTCAAATGGGCATTTGACATTAAGGACTCTGATGTATTTTTTTGTACTGCTGACATTGGATGGGTGACAGGCCATAGCTATGTTGTATATGCTCCACTGCTACATGGTGCAACTGAAATTATGTATGAAGGTGCACCAGATTTTCCAGATGCATCTAGAATGTGGGATATTTTACAGAAATACAACGCAACTATTTTTTACACAACTCCTACTGCACTTCGAATGTTTATGAAATTTGGAGATGATATTCCAAATTCATTTGACCTTTCTTCATTGAGGCTACTTGGAACTGTTGGCGAACCAATTAATCCAGAAGTATGGAAATGGTATTTCAAGACTATTGGCAAAGAAAAATGTCCAATTATTGATACTTGGTGGCAAACTGAAACTGGAGGAATGCTAATTTCCCCTTTGCCTGGCCTGGAGACAATCCCTCTGAAACCTGGTTCTGGAACTCGTCCAATTCCAGGTATGAATATTACAGTTGTAGATGAAAATGGAGAAGACGTTGCACCTAACACTAAGGGATATCTAGTCATCAAAAACCCCTGGCCTGGGATGCTTTTGACATTGTGGGGTGATGATGAAAAATACAAAAAGGTGTATTGGTCAAAATACAAAAACTGTTACTATCCTGGTGATTATGCACTAAAAGATTCTGATGGATATCTGTGGTTGCTTGGACGAGCTGATGATGTTCTCAAAGTAGCAGGTCATAGAATTGGAACTGCAGAACTTGAGAGCTGTATTGTGTCTCATGATGATGTTGCAGAGTCTGCCGTATGTGGGATTCCTGATGAAGTAAAAGGTGAAGTAATAATTGCATTTGTTGTTCTCAAACAAGGTGTTGCCACTGACACAAAAATTTTAGAAAAAGAACTATTTGAAAAGATTAGAAATGATGTTGGTGCAATTGCAACGCCTAAACAAATCTACTTTGTATCAAAATTACCAAAAACAAGAAGTGGAAAAATTATGAGACGACTATTAAAGGCAATTGGAAATAATGAAAAGATTGGTGATGTTAGTACTTTGGAAGATGGTGCTGCTGTTACTGAAGTGCAAACAGCATTTGATGAGATTCAAAAATCAATACAAAATTCAGATTAA
- a CDS encoding PUA domain-containing protein → MKSNLISKSETSALLKTVSEQWGIEFPKIKNLKVHQILDNAQIITGNGIKILKINDEYLPFLSETKMLERFPNVTVDMGAVKFMCKGANLMRPGIKSFTEFEKDKLVCIVEESQHKVLAVGKSVVSSSELEKMDKGEVLKNLHYISDKFWETGKTIYD, encoded by the coding sequence TTGAAGTCAAATTTAATTTCAAAGAGTGAAACATCTGCACTCTTGAAAACAGTTTCAGAACAATGGGGGATTGAATTTCCTAAAATTAAAAATCTCAAAGTACATCAAATTCTAGACAATGCACAAATTATTACAGGTAATGGGATTAAAATTCTAAAAATCAATGACGAGTATCTCCCATTTTTATCAGAAACTAAGATGTTGGAGAGATTTCCAAATGTAACAGTGGACATGGGGGCAGTCAAATTCATGTGTAAAGGTGCAAATCTGATGAGACCAGGAATTAAATCATTTACAGAATTTGAAAAAGATAAACTAGTTTGCATTGTTGAGGAATCTCAACACAAGGTTTTGGCAGTAGGAAAATCAGTGGTGTCAAGTTCAGAACTAGAAAAAATGGATAAAGGTGAAGTTCTAAAAAATCTTCATTATATTTCAGATAAATTCTGGGAAACAGGAAAAACAATTTACGATTAA
- a CDS encoding CdvA-like protein, with the protein MTQDDIEIIGKNVKDMYGTFMGKVAGTITDIDGSIQSVGIDCGSQGLQQIQYEQLVVQGDVVIYIPKWRLDSQRLIREKQLTLRRLKALIDIVSENDDMKEDAEIIHEKYKSKLVSLDETESEIKAKLEARLTELDEQMKSAKMLLFDAKVQFKSNEISEETFETVKSCTTEVIEHVTHETAEIANVKSRIADLGLEVQEITAPPTPDIQESAVSYLETNEPQQVVQTSLPEAPTEPVQTPSEPIEAEAAPMPEPPTESEVTFAFPEPPQQVTAETPKDNNDNDWLARMEAQ; encoded by the coding sequence ATGACCCAAGATGATATCGAGATAATCGGTAAAAACGTCAAAGACATGTACGGAACATTCATGGGTAAAGTCGCAGGAACTATAACTGACATCGATGGTAGTATTCAATCCGTCGGCATTGACTGCGGTTCTCAAGGATTACAGCAAATCCAATATGAGCAACTGGTAGTTCAAGGTGATGTTGTTATATACATTCCAAAATGGAGACTCGACTCTCAAAGACTCATTCGTGAAAAACAACTAACTCTACGTCGTCTAAAGGCCTTGATTGATATTGTTTCAGAAAATGATGACATGAAAGAAGATGCAGAAATCATTCATGAAAAATACAAGTCAAAACTTGTATCATTAGATGAGACAGAAAGTGAAATCAAAGCCAAACTTGAGGCAAGATTGACAGAGCTAGATGAACAAATGAAGTCTGCAAAAATGTTATTGTTTGATGCAAAAGTACAATTCAAGAGCAATGAAATCTCTGAAGAAACATTTGAAACTGTGAAATCATGCACAACTGAGGTAATTGAGCATGTAACTCACGAAACAGCAGAAATTGCAAATGTTAAGAGTAGAATTGCAGATTTAGGATTGGAAGTGCAAGAAATAACAGCCCCTCCAACACCAGACATCCAAGAATCCGCCGTTTCATATCTGGAGACAAATGAACCACAACAAGTTGTTCAAACAAGTCTTCCGGAAGCACCAACAGAACCCGTTCAAACACCTTCAGAACCAATTGAAGCTGAGGCAGCCCCTATGCCAGAACCTCCAACAGAATCTGAAGTAACATTTGCATTTCCAGAACCACCCCAACAGGTGACAGCAGAAACTCCAAAAGATAACAACGATAATGATTGGCTTGCTAGAATGGAAGCACAATAA
- a CDS encoding DoxX family protein, which yields MATSEISKRSVVDISFMGLRSSIGVIFIVAGMSKLSNPGFGGFLSSLGMPAEMQVPIALAELIPGILLIIGVLSRLSASLLSIIMLGAIFLVKEAQSLTGDGGYRIDLILLAACLVIIAGGPGRVSLSHIVKKLPRCLH from the coding sequence ATGGCTACTAGTGAGATTAGCAAAAGAAGCGTAGTAGACATTTCGTTTATGGGATTACGATCATCAATTGGAGTAATCTTTATTGTTGCAGGCATGTCCAAACTAAGCAATCCAGGATTTGGAGGATTTTTGAGCAGTCTTGGCATGCCAGCAGAGATGCAAGTTCCAATTGCATTAGCAGAATTGATTCCAGGAATTTTGTTAATCATAGGTGTTTTGAGTAGATTATCTGCATCATTATTATCAATAATTATGCTAGGAGCTATTTTCCTTGTAAAGGAAGCTCAAAGTCTAACAGGAGATGGAGGATATCGTATTGATTTGATCTTGCTAGCAGCATGTCTGGTAATTATTGCAGGAGGTCCAGGTAGAGTATCATTATCTCACATTGTGAAAAAATTACCTAGATGTCTTCACTAG
- the msrB gene encoding peptide-methionine (R)-S-oxide reductase MsrB: MTEKITKTTEEWKEQLTPEQYEICINHGTEPPFSGKYNNSKLEGKFKCTCCGEELFSSDTKFDSGSGWPSFWKPISEDKIEYISDTSYGMVRTEVNCNKCGAHLGHVFDDGPKPTNQRYCINSISLKHEKDDEEQ, encoded by the coding sequence ATGACAGAAAAGATCACAAAAACTACAGAAGAATGGAAAGAACAGTTAACTCCAGAACAATATGAAATTTGCATAAATCATGGTACAGAACCCCCATTTTCAGGAAAATATAACAATTCAAAACTAGAAGGAAAGTTCAAGTGCACTTGCTGTGGAGAAGAGTTGTTCTCATCAGATACAAAGTTTGATTCAGGTTCAGGATGGCCAAGTTTTTGGAAGCCAATTTCAGAAGACAAGATTGAGTATATTTCAGATACATCATATGGAATGGTAAGAACTGAAGTTAATTGTAACAAGTGTGGAGCACACTTAGGACATGTTTTTGATGATGGACCCAAGCCTACAAATCAGAGATACTGTATCAACTCTATTTCATTGAAACATGAAAAAGATGATGAAGAGCAGTAA
- a CDS encoding tRNA (adenine-N1)-methyltransferase, whose translation MDKIKQNSPVLFYFNHSKKWLVKISKKESLHTHIGVIKHSDAIGKEYGSRLVTNKDKYVYLLKPTMYDYVMKIQHGTQIVYPKDIGYIIARAGIESGQKILEIGTGSGSLTSCVASIVKPRGHVYTFDVDENFMKIAEKNIKKAGVSKYVTQHNLDLKTVKKMPLADMDVALIDLGDPWIVIPQVRKMLKGSGSIFAICPTMNQLEKLTMALVENEFTDIESTEHVLRTIEAREGKTRHSFQGIGHTTYLCYARKAFFGRESKEPTKTKTTTKPAKKTAKKTRKKSS comes from the coding sequence ATGGATAAAATTAAACAAAATTCACCAGTGCTATTCTACTTTAATCATTCAAAAAAATGGCTTGTAAAAATATCTAAAAAAGAATCCCTTCATACTCATATTGGAGTCATCAAACACTCTGATGCCATAGGTAAGGAGTATGGTTCTAGACTTGTCACAAACAAGGACAAGTATGTCTATCTGCTAAAACCTACGATGTATGACTATGTAATGAAAATCCAACATGGCACTCAGATTGTTTATCCAAAAGACATTGGTTATATCATTGCAAGAGCAGGAATTGAAAGCGGTCAAAAGATTCTAGAAATTGGAACTGGCAGTGGCTCTTTGACTTCATGTGTTGCAAGTATTGTAAAACCCCGTGGTCATGTTTACACATTTGATGTTGATGAAAACTTTATGAAAATTGCAGAAAAAAACATCAAAAAGGCAGGTGTTTCGAAATATGTCACCCAGCATAACTTGGATTTGAAGACTGTCAAGAAAATGCCTCTGGCAGATATGGATGTTGCATTGATTGATCTTGGTGATCCTTGGATAGTTATTCCACAAGTAAGAAAAATGTTAAAGGGCAGTGGCTCAATTTTTGCTATTTGCCCTACTATGAATCAATTAGAAAAATTAACTATGGCTCTAGTTGAAAATGAGTTTACTGATATCGAATCAACAGAACATGTTTTACGTACAATAGAAGCTCGAGAAGGAAAGACAAGACATTCATTTCAAGGCATAGGCCACACTACATACCTCTGTTATGCAAGAAAGGCGTTTTTTGGAAGAGAATCAAAAGAGCCTACTAAAACTAAAACCACTACTAAACCTGCCAAGAAAACTGCTAAAAAGACACGTAAAAAATCATCATAA